A genomic region of Noviherbaspirillum sp. L7-7A contains the following coding sequences:
- a CDS encoding YhdP family protein yields MSTQRAFFHRIANWASHAWRRIRFGYRVLNRVTHHALSLALTGLLVLYFLFCGTVLMLRYVVLPNIDRYKPNVEQMASKALSRPVSIATIHASWHGLNPHLVLNDVVVHNRNGQAALSLPQVSATLSWRSLMAADLRLNYLQVDRPDVEVERSAEGILYVGGVEIQKGGADDGRGLEWLLSQREIVVRNGWIRWRDAQRGAPELRLEKVDFLLRNQWRHHRFALKATPPAELGAPMDVRADFSHPSFARRISDVRRWTGTVYADWRDTELARWRPYIDYPVELREGKGSVRAWLDFDQARVAGFTADLALAGLWTRLAPELEPLRLKQAQGRVAASEVMGGGEEGVPTLGAFGHAVALSDFSMETDDGLKLPPTTISETHIAATDKTPARTEVRATLLDLQAIASFVGRLPLDETRRHLLADIAPHGRLHDFTAGWQGEFPEISAYQVKGRFSGLSIAPRPARDEQPATPGFANLTGSIDASERGGGIMLASTDATLHLPGLLSEAALPFDTLGLQANWVRRQQQLQIDVGHLQFSEQGMTGQLSGKYLARLADGHLAGPGTADLTGKLDGFDVAQIGRFLPVATSPRLRAWLTGALEAGRARDVALVLKGDLAHFPFAASQRQKGQFLVSGKIEDGRLNYTPGDAVGDAGRPLWPLLERINGKFTFERSRMEIHADSAQTSKVRLSNVDAVIADLADHAHLLEIRGAASGALEDYLEFTRNSPVAEWIGHFTEESQASGGARLALRLQLPLAQLKETKVQGTLQFQNNDIVLQPAIPPLLQTAGELKFHEKGFSLNGIRTAFLGGQASVTGGSQRDGTIAIRADGAMTADGLRATYPAPTMQRLLAHVSGGSRYSAQINVKNKRPEIVVESSLQGLGLDFPAPLKKAGNDALPFRFDMAAAPGSPGAELRDELRLTLGRMMEARYSRRKPDDRNAAWRVVRGGIGVNAPAPQPDSGLVANLAVDRLDADAWRATASAIVGEKADGSAGGGSNAKGAGDGDMGQYVDPDTLAARATELIIMGRKLENVVVGASHDDNSWQANIDSAQASGHVTWNESRSGRGLGKVSARLASLIIPQSSASDVSDLTEEKGATTQIPALDIIADRFELGGKKMGRLELAANNARVNGQREWQISRLSIANPDGALNATGKWIIRNGENASSLNYKLDVADAGRLLERFGFANVLRGGRGTMQGDLNWVGLPFSIDMATLSGQMQLDMAAGQFLKVDPGAAKLLGVLSLQSLPRRLTLDFRDLFSEGFAFDGVVANASISHGVMYTDNFKMRSVTAAVLIDGSVDIVKETQNLNVAVLPEINVGAASVAYGLMVNPVIGLGTFLAQLVLRDPLTAAFTMEYQIAGSWKDPAISKVDRHNRKPNAMAGAAADNQGKQAR; encoded by the coding sequence ATGTCTACTCAACGCGCCTTTTTCCACCGCATCGCCAACTGGGCATCCCATGCCTGGCGGCGCATCCGCTTTGGATATCGGGTACTGAACCGGGTGACGCATCATGCATTGAGCCTGGCGCTCACAGGACTGCTGGTGCTGTATTTTCTGTTTTGCGGCACCGTGCTGATGCTGCGTTATGTTGTTCTGCCGAATATCGACCGTTATAAGCCTAATGTCGAACAGATGGCCAGCAAGGCATTGTCGCGACCGGTCAGCATTGCCACGATCCACGCCTCCTGGCATGGCCTGAATCCCCATCTGGTGCTCAATGATGTGGTCGTGCACAACCGCAACGGCCAGGCAGCGCTCAGCCTGCCGCAGGTGTCTGCCACCCTGTCCTGGAGGTCGCTGATGGCGGCTGACCTGCGCCTGAACTACTTGCAGGTGGACCGCCCGGACGTGGAGGTGGAGCGCAGCGCCGAGGGCATCCTGTATGTCGGCGGCGTCGAGATCCAAAAGGGCGGCGCGGACGATGGCAGGGGATTGGAATGGCTGCTGTCACAGCGCGAGATCGTGGTGCGCAATGGCTGGATCCGGTGGCGTGATGCGCAACGCGGCGCGCCCGAACTGCGCCTGGAAAAGGTGGATTTCCTGCTGCGCAACCAGTGGCGGCATCATCGTTTCGCGCTGAAGGCGACGCCGCCGGCCGAACTGGGTGCGCCGATGGACGTGCGCGCCGACTTCAGCCATCCGTCGTTTGCGCGCCGCATCTCGGATGTGCGGCGCTGGACCGGCACCGTCTATGCAGACTGGCGCGACACCGAGCTGGCACGCTGGCGTCCGTACATTGACTATCCGGTCGAACTGCGTGAAGGCAAGGGTTCGGTACGCGCCTGGCTGGATTTCGACCAGGCCAGGGTAGCCGGTTTCACTGCCGACCTGGCGCTGGCCGGCCTGTGGACCCGGCTCGCGCCCGAACTCGAGCCGCTGAGGTTGAAGCAGGCACAGGGCCGCGTCGCCGCCAGCGAGGTGATGGGCGGCGGGGAGGAGGGAGTGCCGACGCTGGGCGCGTTCGGGCATGCCGTCGCGCTGAGCGATTTTTCGATGGAAACCGACGATGGCCTGAAGCTGCCGCCCACGACCATCAGCGAAACCCATATCGCCGCCACCGATAAGACGCCGGCACGCACCGAGGTACGCGCCACGCTGCTCGATCTGCAGGCCATCGCCAGCTTCGTCGGACGGCTGCCGCTGGATGAAACCCGGCGCCACCTGCTGGCCGACATCGCGCCACACGGCAGGCTGCATGATTTCACGGCCGGCTGGCAGGGCGAGTTCCCGGAAATTTCTGCCTACCAGGTCAAGGGTCGATTCAGCGGCCTGTCGATTGCGCCGCGGCCGGCGAGAGACGAGCAGCCAGCCACGCCGGGTTTTGCCAATCTCACCGGCAGCATCGATGCCAGCGAACGCGGCGGCGGCATCATGCTGGCATCGACCGATGCCACGCTGCATCTGCCGGGCCTGCTGTCGGAAGCGGCGCTCCCGTTCGATACCCTGGGGCTGCAGGCGAACTGGGTCAGGCGCCAGCAGCAGTTGCAGATCGACGTCGGCCACCTGCAGTTCAGCGAGCAGGGCATGACGGGCCAGTTGAGCGGCAAGTACCTGGCCAGGCTGGCCGATGGCCATCTCGCCGGGCCGGGTACCGCGGACCTGACCGGCAAGCTCGATGGCTTCGACGTGGCGCAGATAGGTCGTTTCCTGCCTGTCGCCACGTCGCCCCGGCTGCGCGCATGGCTGACCGGCGCGCTGGAGGCGGGCCGTGCGCGGGATGTCGCGCTGGTATTGAAGGGTGACCTGGCGCATTTCCCATTCGCGGCCAGCCAGCGCCAGAAAGGCCAGTTTCTGGTCAGCGGGAAAATCGAGGATGGCCGCCTCAACTACACGCCCGGCGACGCTGTCGGCGATGCCGGCAGGCCGCTGTGGCCGCTGCTGGAAAGGATCAACGGCAAGTTCACCTTCGAACGCAGCCGCATGGAGATCCATGCGGACAGCGCCCAGACCAGCAAGGTCAGGCTCAGCAATGTCGATGCGGTGATCGCCGACCTTGCCGATCATGCGCATTTGCTGGAGATACGGGGCGCGGCAAGCGGTGCGCTGGAGGACTATCTGGAGTTCACCAGGAACAGCCCGGTCGCGGAATGGATAGGCCACTTTACCGAGGAAAGCCAGGCCAGCGGCGGCGCCCGGCTGGCGCTCAGGCTGCAATTGCCGCTGGCGCAGTTGAAGGAAACCAAGGTGCAGGGCACGCTGCAGTTCCAGAACAATGACATCGTGCTGCAACCGGCGATTCCACCGCTGCTGCAAACCGCCGGCGAACTGAAGTTTCATGAGAAAGGCTTTTCGCTCAACGGCATACGCACCGCTTTCCTGGGCGGCCAGGCCAGCGTGACGGGCGGCAGCCAGCGCGACGGCACGATCGCCATCCGCGCCGACGGTGCGATGACAGCCGACGGCTTGCGCGCCACCTATCCGGCGCCGACCATGCAGCGGCTGCTGGCGCATGTCAGCGGCGGCAGCCGCTACAGCGCCCAGATCAACGTGAAGAACAAGCGCCCGGAAATCGTGGTGGAATCCAGCCTGCAGGGCCTGGGCCTGGACTTTCCGGCGCCGCTGAAGAAGGCCGGCAACGATGCCTTGCCTTTCAGGTTCGACATGGCAGCGGCGCCGGGAAGCCCGGGCGCCGAGCTGCGCGATGAACTCAGGCTGACCCTGGGCCGGATGATGGAAGCCCGCTACAGCCGCCGCAAGCCGGACGACAGGAATGCGGCATGGCGGGTGGTGCGCGGCGGCATCGGCGTCAATGCGCCTGCGCCGCAGCCGGACAGCGGACTGGTCGCCAACCTGGCGGTAGACCGGCTGGATGCCGATGCCTGGCGCGCCACCGCATCGGCCATCGTCGGCGAGAAGGCTGACGGCAGCGCCGGCGGCGGCAGCAACGCCAAGGGTGCAGGCGACGGCGACATGGGCCAGTATGTCGACCCGGACACCCTGGCGGCACGCGCCACTGAACTGATCATCATGGGCAGGAAGCTGGAAAACGTGGTGGTCGGCGCCTCCCATGACGACAATTCCTGGCAGGCCAACATCGACTCGGCCCAGGCCAGCGGCCATGTCACCTGGAACGAGTCGCGCTCTGGCCGTGGCCTGGGCAAGGTGAGCGCCCGGCTGGCGTCGCTGATCATTCCACAGTCTTCGGCATCGGACGTGTCCGATCTGACGGAAGAGAAGGGCGCCACCACCCAGATTCCGGCGTTGGACATCATCGCCGACCGCTTCGAGCTCGGCGGCAAGAAGATGGGCAGGCTGGAACTGGCCGCCAACAACGCCCGGGTCAATGGGCAGCGCGAATGGCAGATCAGCAGGCTGTCGATCGCCAATCCGGACGGCGCGCTCAACGCCACCGGCAAATGGATCATCCGCAATGGCGAGAACGCATCCAGCCTGAACTACAAGCTCGATGTCGCCGATGCCGGCCGGCTGCTGGAACGCTTCGGATTTGCCAATGTGCTGCGCGGCGGGCGCGGCACCATGCAGGGCGACCTGAACTGGGTCGGCCTGCCGTTTTCAATCGACATGGCGACCCTGTCCGGCCAGATGCAGCTCGACATGGCGGCAGGCCAGTTCCTGAAGGTGGATCCGGGCGCGGCCAAGCTGCTCGGCGTGCTGAGCCTGCAATCCCTGCCGCGCCGCCTGACCCTGGACTTCCGCGACCTGTTTTCCGAGGGTTTCGCTTTCGACGGCGTGGTGGCCAACGCCAGCATCAGCCATGGCGTGATGTACACCGACAACTTCAAGATGCGCAGCGTGACGGCTGCGGTGCTGATCGACGGCTCGGTCGACATCGTCAAGGAAACCCAGAACCTGAACGTGGCGGTGCTGCCCGAGATCAACGTGGGCGCGGCATCCGTTGCCTATGGCCTGATGGTCAACCCGGTGATCGGTCTTGGCACCTTCCTCGCGCAACTGGTGCTGCGCGACCCGCTGACTGCCGCCTTCACGATGGAATACCAGATTGCCGGCTCCTGGAAAGACCCGGCGATCAGCAAGGTCGACCGTCACAACCGCAAACCGAATGCGATGGCCGGGGCCGCCGCAGACAACCAGGGAAAGCAGGCAAGATGA
- a CDS encoding carbon-nitrogen hydrolase family protein — MNRIAAIQMISTPDVAENLATARRLVSRAAQDGASLVLLPEYWPIFGMHENDKLAVAEQPGAGPIQDAMASMASELGIWLIGGTMPLVASEPGKVLNTLLAYGPDGRCASRYDKIHLFGFTRGEESYNESRTIAPGRSVQTMETPLGRVGLSVCYDLRFPELYRAMGPCNLIVVPSAFTWTTGQAHWEILLRARAIENQCYVLAAAQGGRHPNGRRTWGHSMLVDPWGDVKAVLPEGEGVVCGDVDPGTLDTVRTNLPALNHRVL, encoded by the coding sequence ATGAACAGGATCGCTGCGATACAGATGATTTCCACGCCCGACGTGGCGGAGAATTTGGCAACCGCCCGCCGCCTGGTGAGCCGCGCCGCACAGGACGGCGCCAGCCTGGTACTGCTACCGGAATACTGGCCGATTTTCGGCATGCATGAAAACGACAAGCTCGCGGTGGCCGAACAGCCAGGCGCCGGCCCGATCCAGGACGCGATGGCATCGATGGCGAGCGAACTGGGCATCTGGCTGATCGGCGGCACCATGCCGCTGGTTGCCAGCGAGCCGGGCAAGGTGCTCAACACGCTGCTGGCCTACGGGCCGGACGGCCGCTGCGCCAGCCGCTACGACAAGATCCACCTGTTCGGCTTCACCCGCGGCGAGGAAAGCTATAACGAGTCGCGCACCATCGCACCGGGACGGTCAGTGCAAACCATGGAAACGCCGCTGGGCCGGGTCGGCCTGTCGGTCTGCTACGACCTGCGCTTCCCGGAACTCTACCGGGCCATGGGGCCATGCAACCTGATCGTGGTGCCGTCCGCCTTCACCTGGACCACCGGCCAGGCCCACTGGGAAATCCTGCTGCGTGCCCGTGCCATCGAAAACCAGTGCTACGTGCTGGCCGCCGCCCAGGGCGGCCGCCATCCCAACGGCCGCCGCACCTGGGGCCACAGCATGCTGGTCGATCCCTGGGGCGACGTGAAGGCCGTGCTGCCGGAAGGCGAGGGCGTGGTCTGCGGCGACGTCGATCCCGGCACGCTCGACACCGTGCGCACC